The DNA window GCCGAAATCGGACAGCGCGGCGATCACCCAGCCTTCCAGGGCGTGCACATAACAGCGCACATCGCGGCCTCGCTCGCCAAGATTGATCATCACATAGCCAACCCGCTGTCCGGGCCCATGATAGGTATAGCGCCCGCCGCGCCCGCTTTCGTAAACCGGGAAGCGGGCGGACAGCAGCTCGGCCGGATCGGCGCTGGTACCGGCGGTATAGAGCGGGGGATGTTCGAGTAGCCAGACGAGCTCGCGCTCCTCGCCTTCCCGGATCGCAGCCTGCCGCGCGTCCATGCGGGCCACGGCATCCGGATAGAGCACCCGTCCATCGGCGATTTCCCAATCCACCGAAGAACCGGCCACGAGCCCGGCCGCGTCATTTGCCATCGCATTTTCCATCGATGGCCCAGATGGACCGACGAACGACGAGCGACAAGCCTTGTCTCTCCGTGGCCTGCGCTTTACCAATCGGCCTTTACAGGACCAGGGGGTTATACATGGCGCAGAAGCTGGATTTTTCGGAGGCGTGGAGCGAAGCGCTCGCGCTGATTTCCGCGCATAAGGAGGCCGCACTCGCCATCGCAGGGGTGTTCCTCTTCCTACCGCAGGTGGCCTTGGGCTATTTCGCAGGGCAGATGGATACTGCGGGTATCGAGACGTCGGATCAGATGATGACGATGTACGAAAACTGGTTCGCCGCAAATGGCCTCCTGCTGTTCATCGGCACGCTCGTGTCGCTGATCGGATCGATCGCGCTCTATGTCATC is part of the Novosphingopyxis iocasae genome and encodes:
- the lipB gene encoding lipoyl(octanoyl) transferase LipB; this translates as MANDAAGLVAGSSVDWEIADGRVLYPDAVARMDARQAAIREGEERELVWLLEHPPLYTAGTSADPAELLSARFPVYESGRGGRYTYHGPGQRVGYVMINLGERGRDVRCYVHALEGWVIAALSDFGIAARRAEGRIGIWCDDQQGREAKIGAIGVRVRRWVTAHGFAVNIDPDLTNFGGIVPCGISEFPVTSMAALGIDATMADFDAALKRHFDAFLATVGGACGDKT